Proteins encoded together in one Mercenaria mercenaria strain notata chromosome 18, MADL_Memer_1, whole genome shotgun sequence window:
- the LOC128550825 gene encoding receptor tyrosine-protein kinase erbB-4-like — MTRWMCRCFWIVKVVCLVAVYCSLAEAQNECAGVEHFEYLHSENIKDFRDCVIITGNLIILKASFDGSGTKAIKPNDLQILKDVIEVFGFVKIKGTPPEVKDLSFLSRLETIRGKILYSWTRMQS, encoded by the exons ATGACTCGGTGGATGTGTAGATGTTTTTGGATCGTTAAAGTGGTGTGTCTTGTAGCCGTATATTGCAGTTTAGCTGAGGCGCAAAACG AATGTGCTGGTGTTGAGCACTTTGAATATCTGCATAGtgaaaatataaaagattttCGGGACTGTGTGATTATTACAGGAAACCTGATAATTTTGAAAGCCTCTTTTGATGg TTCTGGAACCAAAGCCATTAAGCCAAATGATTTGCAAATATTGAAAGATGTTATAGAAGTTTTTGGCTTCGTCAAGATAAAGGGTACCCCACCTGAAGTTAAAGATCTTTCATTTCTATCCAGGCTTGAAACAATTCGTGGGAAAATATT ATACTCTTGGACTAGAATGCAGTCCTAA